In one window of Prosthecobacter fusiformis DNA:
- a CDS encoding adenine phosphoribosyltransferase, translating into MSPDSLERLRSTIRDVPDFPQPGILFKDITPVLADAELMKAAIEGMAENFVGQKVDKVVGIDARGFIFGALIAQHLGAGFVPVRKKGKLPWKTRGVDYSLEYGTNSVEMHLDALAPGERVVLADDLLATGGTAGAALELIRESGAELLGSVFFIELAFLCGREKLENCGPIHSLLTF; encoded by the coding sequence ATGTCGCCTGACTCCCTTGAACGCCTCCGCTCGACCATCCGCGATGTACCGGATTTTCCTCAACCGGGTATCCTTTTCAAAGACATCACCCCCGTCCTGGCGGATGCCGAATTGATGAAGGCCGCCATCGAAGGCATGGCCGAAAACTTCGTCGGACAAAAGGTGGACAAGGTCGTCGGTATCGATGCCCGTGGATTCATCTTTGGGGCCTTGATCGCCCAGCACCTCGGGGCCGGTTTTGTGCCTGTGCGTAAAAAGGGCAAGCTGCCGTGGAAAACACGCGGCGTGGATTACAGCCTGGAATACGGCACCAACAGTGTGGAGATGCACCTCGACGCCCTGGCTCCTGGGGAGCGTGTCGTCCTAGCGGATGACCTCCTGGCCACCGGTGGCACCGCCGGGGCAGCGCTGGAGCTGATCCGTGAATCCGGTGCGGAACTGCTCGGCTCCGTGTTTTTCATTGAACTGGCTTTCCTCTGCGGCCGGGAAAAGCTGGAAAACTGCGGCCCCATCCATTCATTGCTGACTTTTTGA